One window from the genome of Nicotiana sylvestris chromosome 9, ASM39365v2, whole genome shotgun sequence encodes:
- the LOC104232133 gene encoding receptor-like protein 4, whose translation MLKLQRLLFFFCFCLALNIAICRPAPYVMRISGGARNDVRTAPTSTLWHKDLGYTGGIAKNATRPSFITPPLDTLRYFPLSEGPENCYNINNVPHGRYSVRIYFGLVAEPSFDNEPLFDVSVEGTLVYSLPSGWSNHDDERAFVETLVFLENGTASFCFHSTGHGDPAILAIEILQVDDKAYYSSPGFGRGKIFRTDERLSCGDHNSKFDIDYNGDRWGGDRFWGTIMTFGQNSDKPISTKSIIKSASLAPNFYPQALYQTALVSTDNEPDLTYTTDVDPNKNYSVWLHFAEIDPSVTDVGQRVVDISINGDTVFQDVDIVRMAGGINSAVVLNTTVPVSGRTLSITLHPTNGTHAIINAIEIFEVITAESRTSPEEVKALQSLKLALGLPLRFGWNGDPCFPQQHPWSGVDCQFDRTINTWVIDGLGLDNQGLHGFLPDDVSRLRHLQSINLSGNSIHGPIPAALGTITSLEKLDLSYNFFNGSIPESLGQLASLQTLNLNGNLLSGKIPTALGGRLLHRATFNFTDNAGLCGIPGLPTCGPHLSLGAKIGIGLGACVAVIVIAICITCWWKRRQNILRAQRIAARDAPYAKKRTHFNHIQMTRHHGHYETRHHGHHEHTRTAAENGPPLLT comes from the exons ATGCTCAAACTCCAACGTTtgctcttcttcttttgcttctgCTTGGCTCTCAACATTGCCATTTGTCGCCCTG CACCATATGTAATGCGAATAAGCGGTGGAGCTCGAAATGATGTTCGTACTGCCCCTACAAGTACCCTTTGGCATAAGGATTTGGGATACACAGGCGGCATAGCTAAGAATGCAACCCGCCCAAGTTTCATCACGCCTCCACTCGATACGTTACGGTATTTCCCTCTAtcagagggtcctgaaaattgtTACAATATCAATAACGTGCCCCACGGCCGCTATTCAGTTAGGATCTACTTTGGATTGGTTGCAGAACCAAGTTTCGATAACGAACCTTTATTTGATGTTTCTGTTGAAGGGACCTTGGTTTATTCTTTGCCGTCTGGTTGGAGTAATCACGACGATGAACGAGCATTTGTTGAAACTCTTGTATTTCTTGAGAATGGTACTGCCTCATTTTGCTTCCACAGCACGGGTCATGGAGATCCTGCTATACTTGCGATTGAGATTCTCCAAGTCGATGACAAAGCATACTATTCCAGTCCTGGATTTGGTCGAGGGAAAATCTTCAGAACTGACGAAAGACTGAGCTGTGGAGATCATAATTCAAAATTTGACATTGACTACAATGGGGATCGTTGGGGTGGTGATCGGTTCTGGGGTACAATCATGACCTTTGGTCAGAATTCTGATAAGCCCATATCTACTAAAAGCATCATAAAATCAGCTTCCCTAGCACCAAACTTCTATCCACAAGCTCTTTACCAAACTGCTCTTGTTAGTACTGACAATGAGCCAGATTTAACATACACGACAGACGTTGACCCCAACAAAAACTACTCCGTCTGGTTACACTTTGCAGAAATTGATCCTTCAGTTACAGATGTGGGGCAGAGGGTCGTTGACATCTCGATAAATGGAGACACTGTATTTCAGGATGTTGACATTGTGAGAATGGCCGGGGGTATTAACAGCGCTGTCGTACTGAACACAACCGTTCCGGTCAGTGGCAGGACTTTGAGTATCACATTGCATCCCACAAATGGAACTCATGCCATCATTAATGCCATTGAGATTTTTGAGGTTATAACCGCTGAATCTAGAACATCACCAGAGGAAG tgaAGGCTTTGCAGTCACTGAAACTTGCACTTGGACTTCCTCTTCGTTTTGGATGGAACGGTGATCCATGTTTTCCGCAACAACATCCATGGAGTGGAGTAGATTGTCAGTTCGATAGAACTATTAACACATGGGTCATCGATGGGCT TGGCCTGGACAATCAAGGTTTACATGGTTTCTTACCAGATGATGTTTCTCGATTGCGCCATCTTCAGAGCAT AAATCTGAGCGGAAACAGCATTCACGGGCCAATTCCCGCAGCACTTGGAACAATAACTAGTTTGGAGAAATT GGATCTTTCGTACAATTTCTTCAACGGGTCGATTCCTGAAAGCCTTGGGCAGTTGGCCTCATTACAGACATT GAATCTCAATGGCAACTTGCTTTCTGGAAAAATTCCTACAGCATTAGGTGGAAGGCTCTTGCACCGAGCTACCTTCAA TTTTACTGATAATGCAGGCCTTTGTGGTATTCCTGGACTACCAACATGTGGACCGCATCTTTCTCTAGGTGCCAAAATTGGCATTGGCTTAGGGGCGTGCGTGGCTGTTATAGTTATCGCCATCTGCATAACCTGTTGGTGGAAAAGGCGACAGAATATCCTCCGAGCTCAAAGAATTGCTG CAAGAGATGCTCCATATGCAAAGAAAAGAACACATTTTAATCATATTCAAATGACAAGACACCATGGTCATTATGAAACTAGACACCATGGTCATCATGAACATACTCGGACAGCTGCTGAGAATGGACCTCCTTTACTTACTTGA